In one window of Ruminococcus albus AD2013 DNA:
- a CDS encoding glycosyltransferase family 4 protein has product MKLTFIIFALQLAVGGLLGRLFIPVFRKLKTGKFEIYIGDRFKQDGSEPRGGGALMLFCFVTACFASAAADGFNADEIRAAAFTVIFSAVLTAVGLAEDYDRDVRGGIGMKSRYRVTIKLLLCGGYTALMGLFGYSCKMVLLPFRWGYVDLGWAYIPLNALMMTLIITAAEICDCQKGIHETGVDGLCPMTMFVSFLGLFAAFGDGSREVVRVICLCAAGSCAGFLIWGAKPSKLFLGQSGGLFLGSMMCGILMLSGLHGAVLLAMAVPFIELAAHILQRAVFKRNKKLLFKGATLHEHLRNIGWSEYRITAVYAAAQAVFCAGAAAYSIYESRLVIN; this is encoded by the coding sequence GTGAAGCTGACGTTTATAATATTTGCTCTGCAGCTTGCTGTGGGCGGGCTGCTTGGGCGGCTTTTCATTCCCGTGTTCAGAAAACTGAAAACCGGTAAATTCGAGATATACATCGGCGACAGATTCAAGCAGGACGGCTCAGAACCGAGGGGCGGAGGAGCACTGATGCTGTTCTGCTTTGTGACGGCTTGCTTTGCGTCTGCAGCCGCTGATGGCTTTAATGCCGATGAGATAAGGGCGGCGGCTTTCACGGTGATATTCTCTGCGGTGCTGACTGCTGTGGGTCTCGCTGAAGACTACGACCGCGATGTGCGCGGTGGAATAGGCATGAAAAGCAGATACAGGGTGACGATCAAGCTGCTGCTATGCGGAGGTTATACCGCGCTGATGGGGCTTTTCGGTTACAGCTGCAAGATGGTCCTGCTGCCTTTCAGGTGGGGCTATGTCGATCTTGGCTGGGCTTATATACCGCTGAATGCGCTGATGATGACGCTCATCATCACGGCGGCGGAGATATGTGATTGCCAGAAAGGTATACACGAAACAGGCGTGGACGGACTTTGTCCGATGACGATGTTTGTAAGCTTTCTGGGACTTTTTGCGGCTTTCGGCGACGGCAGTCGCGAGGTTGTCAGAGTTATATGCCTTTGCGCGGCGGGAAGCTGTGCGGGGTTCCTGATATGGGGGGCTAAGCCCTCAAAACTGTTCCTCGGGCAGTCGGGCGGATTGTTCCTTGGAAGTATGATGTGCGGCATACTGATGCTTTCAGGGCTGCACGGAGCGGTACTGCTTGCGATGGCAGTGCCTTTCATCGAGCTTGCTGCGCATATATTGCAGAGGGCGGTATTCAAAAGAAATAAAAAGCTGCTGTTCAAGGGTGCAACGCTTCACGAGCATTTACGCAATATCGGGTGGAGCGAGTACCGCATCACTGCTGTGTATGCGGCGGCGCAGGCAGTATTCTGCGCAGGTGCGGCGGCTTACAGTATATATGAATCAAGGCTGGTTATAAATTAG
- a CDS encoding UDP-N-acetylmuramoyl-tripeptide--D-alanyl-D-alanine ligase: MEKLMLSEIIQAVRGSYGFPADVEVKDISTDTRTITEGSLFIALKGANFDGHDFAAKAMELGAIAVVTERPVDGARCLIVDSTAQALLDAASYYRSKFDIPLVGITGSVGKTTTKEMIYSVLSRSFKTLKTEANHNNEVGMPKTLLELDESHQAAVIEMGMNHKGEISRMSTSCKPTICVITNIGVSHIENLGSQEGILKAKMEILDGASADAPLILCRDDRLLAKAEIYGGRKVWYYSVSKKDCDVYASDIAADSKGISFTIHYNREKLNARINCLGEHNVKNALAAFCAGAAAGMENEDIIAGLADFRPEGMRQNIISENGMTYVLDCYNAAPDSMKASLSVLSQISVRGRRFAVLGDMLELGKGAARYHRTVGEYVKASKTDVLLCFGKNSAYYIEGACDKGFDRENTKHFETHEELVEYLKANLKEGDAVLFKGSRGMKLEEVYEAIKQA; encoded by the coding sequence ATGGAAAAATTAATGCTTTCAGAGATAATACAGGCTGTAAGAGGAAGCTACGGCTTTCCTGCCGATGTGGAGGTAAAGGATATCTCTACCGATACGAGAACTATAACAGAGGGCTCGTTGTTCATAGCGCTGAAAGGTGCTAACTTTGACGGGCACGACTTTGCCGCAAAGGCTATGGAACTTGGCGCCATAGCTGTGGTTACGGAAAGACCAGTGGATGGCGCAAGATGCCTTATCGTGGATTCCACCGCACAGGCACTGCTGGATGCGGCATCGTACTATCGCAGTAAATTTGATATACCTCTTGTGGGTATAACAGGCAGTGTTGGAAAGACCACTACCAAGGAAATGATATACAGCGTGCTTTCCCGCAGCTTCAAGACCCTTAAAACTGAGGCGAACCACAATAATGAAGTCGGTATGCCCAAAACACTGCTGGAGCTTGATGAGTCCCATCAGGCGGCAGTTATCGAAATGGGCATGAACCATAAGGGTGAGATATCGAGAATGTCCACAAGCTGCAAGCCGACGATATGCGTGATTACTAATATCGGTGTATCGCATATCGAGAATCTCGGTTCGCAGGAGGGCATACTCAAAGCCAAGATGGAGATACTCGATGGTGCTTCTGCAGATGCTCCGCTGATACTCTGCCGCGATGACAGACTTCTCGCAAAGGCTGAGATATATGGCGGAAGAAAAGTGTGGTACTATTCTGTATCCAAAAAGGACTGCGATGTTTATGCTTCGGATATCGCTGCTGACAGCAAGGGCATAAGCTTCACTATACATTATAACAGGGAAAAGCTCAATGCAAGGATAAATTGTCTGGGCGAACATAATGTAAAGAATGCGCTGGCCGCATTCTGTGCAGGTGCGGCGGCAGGTATGGAAAATGAGGATATCATTGCAGGACTTGCGGATTTCAGACCCGAGGGCATGAGACAGAACATAATAAGTGAGAATGGAATGACCTACGTGCTGGACTGCTACAACGCAGCTCCCGATTCCATGAAAGCAAGCCTTTCTGTGCTGAGCCAGATATCTGTACGCGGCAGACGTTTTGCAGTGCTGGGCGATATGCTTGAACTTGGCAAGGGCGCGGCTAGGTATCACCGCACTGTGGGCGAATATGTCAAGGCTTCAAAAACAGATGTACTGCTGTGTTTCGGCAAGAATTCGGCGTATTACATCGAGGGTGCCTGCGACAAGGGCTTCGATCGTGAGAATACAAAGCATTTTGAAACTCACGAGGAGCTTGTGGAATATCTTAAAGCAAACCTCAAAGAGGGTGATGCTGTACTGTTCAAGGGCAGCCGCGGCATGAAGCTTGAAGAAGTATATGAGGCGATAAAACAGGCGTGA